Proteins from a genomic interval of Colletotrichum higginsianum IMI 349063 chromosome 6, whole genome shotgun sequence:
- a CDS encoding Ankyrin repeat domain protein, whose product MSIQTLPDEIWLQIAEHLDSTPSIAALCRVNSRLCGILQRELFCDAIERDLPEITTTAAANGQLAVLKAAAAFGADLGRVRPVEPSIELLASFEQFGIDSFYSTTCWGTPLHIAARNGHMHVVKWLIEQGVNIDAPARYLCHCVSNQQSSQWTMTKKIFSRRIAWTPLHHALCGGNSEIARYLISSGASYSMMVPASSPSWPDLDFDVDDDDEDKEPEETFPVYCAPPQVREQKQKPPARWTTGIVRFFRRFVGSSTASTQCAS is encoded by the coding sequence ATGTCAATCCAAACTCTCCCCGACGAAATTTGGCTCCAGATCGCCGAGCACCTGGACTCGACCCCAAGCATCGCCGCTCTCTGCCGAGTCAACAGTCGGCTCTGCGGCATCCTGCAGAGGGAACTTTTCTGCGACGCCATCGAACGAGATCTTCCCGAGATCACGACTACAGCTGCAGCCAATGGACAGCTTGCGGTGCTGAAGGCTGCCGCTGCCTTTGGCGCCGACCTGGGGCGTGTGCGCCCCGTCGAGCCGTCTATCGAATTACTGGCCAGCTTCGAACAATTCGGCATTGACTCGTTTTACTCGACGACGTGTTGGGGTACACCTCTGCATATTGCGGCTAGAAACGGCCACATGCATGTGGTGAAGTGGTTGATCGAGCAAGGGGTCAATATTGATGCTCCGGCGCGATACCTTTGCCATTGCGTTTCGAATCAGCAGAGCTCGCAATGGACCATGACCAAGAAAATCTTCAGCCGGCGGATTGCCTGGACGCCGTTGCACCATGCTCTTTGTGGAGGGAATAGTGAGATTGCGCGGTATCTCATCTCAAGCGGCGCTTCGTATTCCATGATGGTCCCGGCTTCATCGCCTTCCTGGCCGGACTTGGACTttgatgttgatgacgatgatgaagacAAAGAGCCGGAGGAGACGTTCCCCGTTTACTGTGCGCCTCCACAAGTTCGCGAACAAAAGCAGAAGCCCCCAGCGAGATGGACCACGGGGATTGTGCGTTTCTTCCGTCGATTTGTTGGCAGTTCCACTGCTAGCACCCAATGCGCCAGCTGA
- a CDS encoding Ankyrin repeat protein, producing MNTSTPQMPHFSNVVQPYLENGDRDYLAQVLQHWSPAIDTSHHIGEALHEAILQNDETAVRMILDAGGDPNVQQNGDPVGPNGRFYPSKRPNLSCLQVAARNGHVELVAYLLDVWNGWTDDEKHRAVYDAASSWCDDVVALLLAKVDCPPDIVQGALEEVVRRKLILPEDPMKPPPRAEDYVYQQRVVHRLIDAGANPDTTNGRPPNQPLLHTACLSVGCIGAIRGLLEKGGNANAQDARGRSALQCLVSRPPISTDAVRILLQHGALIEMTGEAGETLLHRVAQIGTVEQLNLFVSYSDDPDTAIRSVTLHGESLLHYAAAGGREDVVDFLLTRGLDVNLATSNGWTPLLCALSPTNAKRQQILYRLANTLLQRGANAHVVTAEGWTPLHALATWPTPFSARDQEARKAAAPLVQELISGGGPVDTESIVIQSPSLAPNKLRDVWGFRMQKFVEDLAIPIRDLEGMSADTTPLMWAMRSNAIDIFEMIRAHLDSTRGDGGN from the exons ATGAATACATCAACGCCTCAAATGCCGCACTTTAGCAACGTAGTGCAACCTTACCTCGAAAACGGAGACAGGGATTACTTGGCGCAGGTTTTACAACACTGGAGTCCCGCAATCGACACAAGCCACCACATCGGTGAGGCCCTACACGAAGCCATATTGCAAAATGACGAGACTGCAGTCCGGATGATACTTGATGCTGGCGGGGACCCAAATGTGCAACAGAACGGTGATCCCG TCGGTCCCAACGGACGCTTCTACCCTAGCAAAAGACCCAATCTCTCCTGTCTTCAGGTGGCTGCTCGAAATGGCCATGTGGAATTGGTAGCCTACTTACTGGACGTATGGAACGGCTGGACTGACGATGAGAAGCACCGGGCGGTATATGACGCTGCGTCGTCATGGTGTGATGACGTTGTGGCTTTGTTGTTAGCCAAGGTTGACTGCCCTCCCGATATCGTCCAAGGTGCTCTTGAAGAGGTGGTCAGAAGGAAGTTGATCCTACCTGAGGATCCCATGAAGCCACCTCCTAGAGCGGAGGACTACGTGTACCAACAGCGCGTAGTTCATCGACTCATCGATGCTGGTGCAAACCCAGACACAACGAACGGACGACCGCCCAACCAGCCTCTACTCCACACGGCCTGCCTATCAGTCGGTTGCATTGGCGCCATAAGAGGGCTTTTGGAGAAGGGAGGAAATGCCAATGCTCAAGACGCACGCGGCCGGAGCGCCCTCCAGTGTCTGGTGAGCAGACCGCCCATATCGACTGACGCGGTACGGATCCTTTTGCAGCACGGCGCATTGATCGAGATGACTGGTGAAGCTGGAGAGACACTTTTGCACCGCGTCGCACAAATTGGAACCGTTGAGCAGTTAAATCTGTTTGTCTCGTACTCTGATGATCCAGACACCGCCATTCGGTCGGTTACACTACACGGCGAATCACTTCTACATTACGCTGCAGCCGGAGGGCGAGAAGACGTGGTCGACTTCCTGCTCACTCGTGGTCTGGACGTCAATTTAGCTACTAGCAACGGCTGGACGCCATTGCTATGCGCTCTATCCCCGACGAATGCAAAGAGGCAACAGATTTTGTACCGCCTAGCAAACACCCTACTTCAGCGGGGTGCCAATGCCCACGTCGTGACGGCCGAAGGATGGACCCCGCTTCACGCTTTGGCAACGTGGCCTACCCCTTTCTCAGCCCGGGACCAAGAGGCGAGGAAAGCGGCTGCGCCGCTTGTCCAAGAGCTCatctcgggcggcgggcccGTTGATACCGAATCGATCGTTATCCAGAGCCCGTCTCTTGCCCCAAACAAGCTGCGGGATGTATGGGGGTTCCGCATGCAGAAGTTCGTTGAGGATCTTGCCATACCGATACGGGATCTGGAGGGCATGAGCGCCGATACTACACCGCTAATGTGGGCGATGCGAAGCAATGCGATAGATATCTTTGAGATGATCAGGGCGCATCTGGACTCAACCAGAGGCGATGGAGGCAACTAG
- a CDS encoding Chitinase: protein MEKHIENPTCPATILRPVLGDMFTNVKGSLEFEASLTRTLQGKTTNCEMDRYWIGPTPGVAGGNDIYRDPYMANGGPQDRWVVFHMHIDEGTQWLRTINGRTHVGIRSVQVFHGYESNVRGNTAWRVENTDGRRNSRDGLTCEEEEAVWYPGADVELPIGTGTESDDVFYRQFQQWGDRLFNDSYMGSRALELLLSCCKF from the exons ATGGAGAAGCATATAGAGAACCCGACGTGCCCGGCCACGATTCTGCGCCCAGTACTGGGCGACATGTTCACCAATGTGAAAGGTTCTCTCGAGTTCGAGGCCTCCCTGACTCGGACTTTGCAAGGCAAGACTACGAACTGCGAGATGGATCGTTATTGGATAGGACCGACTCCCGGCGTTGCCGGCGGTAATGACATATACCGAGATCCCTACATGGCGAATGGCGGCCCTCAAGACCGCTGGGTGGTGTTCCACATGCACATTGACGAGGGTACACAGTGGCTGAGGACCATCAATGGGCGCACCCACGTCGGCATCCGATCGGTTCAGGTCTTCCACGGCTACGAATCCAACGTCCGGGGCAATACGGCATGGCGAGTCGAGAATACGGACGGACGCCGTAATAGTCGAGATGGTTTAACttgtgaagaagaagaggccgTGTGGTACCCTGGAGCCGATGTTGAACTCCCCATCGGCACCGGGACTGAATCGGACGATGTCTTTTACCGGCAATTTCAACAATGGGGCGACCGATTGTTTAACGACAGCTACATGGGCTCGCGCGCGCTGGAGCTCCTATTGAGT TGTTGCAAGTTTTGA